One window of the Trifolium pratense cultivar HEN17-A07 linkage group LG2, ARS_RC_1.1, whole genome shotgun sequence genome contains the following:
- the LOC123905936 gene encoding homeobox-leucine zipper protein HDG1-like — MENGAMETAPTSEMIGNDTENERSKLIDLASAAIDEVIKLAQPDSDLWIKSLESGREVLNRDEYEKIRSPIDTPKPNGFVAEASRNTVLLCTNTAALIETFLDADRWSKMFSYIIAKAKTLDVLSNGINGTRNGSMQLMHAEIQLPTPLVPVREYRFIRFCKQHAEGNKWAVVDVPIDFYRDGPNGNPNLSCKRLPSGCILEDMPYGCQITWVDHSQYDESAVHQIYRPLVNSGIAFGAHRWVATLKRHCESLAIPMFTVPSDYPADISPSGKSGFLMLAQRMSDSFMSGICPSSACKWDILHISNMANNDRRIMSRLIQDASGENRAIVLQLLFGCRCHGKRCFISSVMHE, encoded by the exons ATGGAAAATGGAGCTATGGAAACTGCACCAACTTCTGAAATGATCGGAAATGATACCGAGAACGAGAGATCTAAGCTTATAGATCTTGCATCAGCTGCTATAGATGAAGTTATCAAGTTGGCTCAACCTGACTCCGATCTTTGGATCAAGTCTCTGGAGAGTGGGAGGGAAGTTCTCAACCGCGACGAGTACGAAAAGATTCGTTCTCCTATTGATACTCCGAAACCAAATGGTTTTGTAGCTGAAGCTTCAAGAAATACTGTGCTATTATGCACCAACACTGCTGCACTGATCGAAACATTTCTTGATGCG GATCGGTGGTCGAAGATGTTTTCATATATAATTGCtaaagctaaaacattagatgTATTATCTAATGGAATTAATGGAACCAGAAATGGATCTATGCAACTG ATGCATGCTGAGATTCAATTGCCTACTCCGTTGGTGCCGGTTCGAGAATATAGATTCATCAGGTTTTGCAAGCAGCATGCTGAAGGTAATAAGTGGGCTGTTGTTGATGTTCCGATCGACTTTTATCGTGATGGTCCCAATGGAAACCCTAACTTGAGCTGTAAGAGGCTTCCGTCTGGATGTATTTTGGAGGATATGCCTTATGGTTGCCAG ATAACTTGGGTGGATCATTCTCAATATGATGAGAGTGCTGTCCACCAAATCTACCGTCCACTGGTTAACTCCGGCATCGCATTTGGTGCTCATAGATGGGTTGCAACTCTCAAGAGGCATTGTGAATCTCTTGCCATCCCAATGTTTACCGTACCATCTGATTACCCTGCAG ACATAAGCCCATCTGGCAAGAGTGGCTTTTTAATGCTCGCGCAGCGGATGTCTGATAGCTTCATGTCCGGAATTTGTCCTTCGTCAGCTTGCAAGTGGGACATCCTTCACATTAGTAACATGGCCAACAACGACAGGAGAATCATGTCCCGGTTAATTCAGGATGCCTCTGGTGAAAATCGTGCAATCGTGCTTCAACTTCTGTTTGGATGCCGGTGTCACGGCAAAAGATGTTTTATTTCCTCCGTGATGCACGAATGA